One window of the Clostridium sp. MB40-C1 genome contains the following:
- a CDS encoding GNAT family N-acetyltransferase, with translation MYKEDNTQVKVLKGKDNEYIIKDKYGISLGVIFIIELSVKNKFCSFRIKFYKNNESHREELKKALDLMITSLFKNTEVLKINVITDQDAMLGPFTELGFTLEGIFFNSYILDNERRSELVFGVDISDFKKDRNINILRLKGKNVELKILTPEDSQDILDYYKRNKNYLQPFEPLREESFYTIEAQTESLIESYKQFLNGTSAEFGIYKDKKFIGKIRLSNIVRGIFKNAFIGYSIDKDEQNNGYMKEAIKLLLEYAFEDMELHRIEASTLVDNEKSQRVLISSGFKEIGISEKYLFINGKWRDHKIFYRTSK, from the coding sequence ATGTATAAGGAAGATAATACTCAAGTAAAGGTTTTAAAAGGTAAAGATAATGAGTACATAATAAAAGATAAATATGGTATAAGTTTAGGAGTTATTTTTATAATTGAGTTAAGTGTAAAAAATAAATTTTGTAGTTTTAGAATTAAGTTCTATAAGAATAATGAAAGCCATAGAGAAGAGTTAAAAAAGGCGCTGGACTTAATGATAACATCTTTATTTAAAAATACAGAAGTATTAAAGATAAATGTTATAACAGATCAAGATGCTATGTTAGGTCCATTTACAGAATTAGGATTTACACTAGAAGGAATATTTTTCAATAGCTATATTTTAGATAATGAACGCCGAAGTGAATTAGTATTTGGTGTAGACATTAGTGATTTTAAGAAAGATAGGAATATAAATATCTTAAGACTTAAAGGAAAAAATGTAGAGCTTAAGATTTTAACTCCAGAAGATTCACAGGATATTTTAGATTATTATAAAAGAAATAAAAACTATTTACAACCATTTGAGCCACTGAGAGAAGAGAGTTTTTATACAATAGAAGCTCAAACAGAGAGTCTGATAGAAAGTTATAAACAGTTTTTAAATGGAACAAGTGCTGAATTTGGTATATACAAAGATAAAAAATTTATAGGTAAAATAAGATTATCGAACATAGTAAGAGGAATATTTAAGAATGCATTTATAGGTTATTCTATAGATAAAGATGAACAAAATAATGGATATATGAAAGAAGCTATAAAGCTTTTATTAGAATATGCTTTTGAAGATATGGAACTTCATAGGATAGAGGCAAGCACTCTTGTGGATAATGAAAAATCTCAAAGAGTTTTAATAAGTTCTGGATTTAAAGAGATTGGAATAAGTGAAAAATATTTATTTATAAATGGTAAATGGCGAGACCATAAAATATTTTATAGAACAAGTAAATAA
- a CDS encoding sugar MFS transporter — translation MEKRKNFIAIVFIFIMMILSAMCDNVRGPFVPTLKQEFLIGNKGISLMVLMCSLGYMSFTFIGGVLCEKIGQKKVFLLGFIFMIIPLISLYFCKSFLLLVIELFILNIGQAFIAIGTNTIIPIIAMNFQAILMNFTHFCYGLGATFAQRFAGAMLYKGIAWRQIYLMMSIIAFVTLVGFIFVRIPQVNKVKSKEKIDYKNILKNKMIYIYMIALGAYVSAEINTGVWFVNFIHETYKLDVNKGSYYAALFFGTLALGRLLGGFVAEKFGYIKTVLFSISIAFILYTAGIVIGLNGVIIISLSGTFFGIIFPTTILTLSKVFKDNISFITGLIITVASGTGMFMNILIGSLSDSISVYKAYYVIPICLFICVIFTYLIYVNTKNISNESRG, via the coding sequence GTGGAGAAAAGAAAAAATTTTATAGCTATAGTTTTTATATTCATAATGATGATTTTATCTGCAATGTGTGATAATGTTAGAGGACCATTTGTTCCTACCCTTAAACAGGAGTTTTTAATAGGAAATAAAGGGATATCACTAATGGTACTTATGTGTTCTTTAGGATATATGAGTTTTACATTTATAGGGGGAGTATTGTGCGAAAAAATAGGACAGAAGAAAGTATTTTTACTGGGTTTTATATTTATGATTATTCCTCTTATATCACTATATTTTTGTAAGAGCTTTTTATTGTTAGTAATAGAGCTTTTTATACTAAATATAGGACAAGCATTTATAGCCATAGGAACAAATACTATAATTCCTATAATTGCCATGAATTTTCAAGCAATACTTATGAATTTTACACATTTTTGTTATGGACTTGGAGCTACTTTCGCCCAAAGGTTTGCAGGAGCAATGCTATATAAAGGAATAGCTTGGAGACAAATATATTTAATGATGTCTATAATAGCTTTTGTAACTCTTGTAGGTTTTATTTTTGTTAGAATACCTCAAGTTAATAAAGTAAAAAGCAAGGAAAAGATAGATTATAAAAATATATTAAAAAATAAAATGATATATATTTATATGATTGCTTTAGGAGCGTATGTGTCAGCTGAGATAAATACAGGAGTGTGGTTTGTAAATTTTATTCATGAGACATATAAACTTGATGTAAATAAAGGCTCTTATTATGCAGCTCTATTTTTTGGAACACTTGCATTAGGAAGATTACTAGGAGGCTTTGTAGCTGAAAAATTTGGGTATATTAAAACAGTGTTATTTTCTATTTCTATAGCATTTATATTATATACAGCTGGAATAGTAATTGGATTAAATGGAGTAATAATCATCTCACTATCAGGAACGTTTTTTGGAATCATCTTTCCTACTACTATTCTTACTTTAAGTAAAGTTTTTAAAGATAATATATCATTTATAACTGGATTAATAATAACTGTAGCATCAGGAACAGGTATGTTTATGAACATCTTAATTGGAAGTCTAAGCGATTCAATAAGTGTATATAAGGCATACTATGTTATTCCTATTTGCTTATTTATATGTGTTATATTTACTTATTTAATTTATGTAAACACTAAAAATATATCTAATGAAAGCAGGGGATAG
- a CDS encoding tRNA threonylcarbamoyladenosine dehydratase — MEWLTRTEKIIGRENIEKLIKSKVVIFGIGGVGSFVTEALARSGIQNITLIDKDEVDISNINRQIIATTSSVGRAKVDVMKERILDINPLCSVTTHKVFVTQDNIKDIIGQDTDYVVDAIDTVTSKIALVVWCNENNIRLISSMGTGNKLDPTKFKVSDIYKTNVCPLAKVMRKELKTRGIKKLKVVYSEELPIKISEEYKEQDQRKQSPGSISFVPSSAGLIIAGEVIKDIIFD; from the coding sequence ATGGAATGGTTAACTAGAACTGAAAAAATTATAGGTAGAGAAAATATAGAAAAATTAATAAAAAGTAAAGTTGTTATATTTGGAATTGGAGGGGTAGGGAGCTTTGTAACTGAAGCTTTAGCTAGAAGTGGTATTCAAAATATAACTTTGATTGATAAAGATGAAGTGGATATTTCCAATATAAATAGGCAAATAATTGCCACAACAAGTTCAGTTGGTAGAGCAAAGGTAGATGTGATGAAAGAAAGAATTTTAGACATAAATCCTCTATGTAGTGTAACAACACATAAAGTTTTTGTAACCCAAGATAATATTAAAGATATAATAGGGCAAGATACGGATTATGTTGTGGATGCAATAGACACAGTAACATCTAAGATTGCTTTAGTTGTTTGGTGTAATGAAAATAATATAAGATTGATTAGTAGTATGGGAACAGGGAATAAATTAGATCCTACTAAATTTAAAGTTTCAGATATCTATAAAACAAATGTATGTCCTCTTGCTAAAGTTATGAGAAAAGAACTGAAAACTAGGGGGATAAAGAAATTAAAGGTAGTGTATTCGGAAGAGTTACCTATTAAAATAAGTGAGGAGTATAAGGAACAGGATCAAAGAAAACAATCGCCAGGAAGTATTTCTTTTGTTCCATCAAGTGCGGGTCTTATTATAGCGGGAGAAGTTATTAAAGATATAATTTTTGATTAA
- a CDS encoding NAD(+) diphosphatase, with translation MKYKFCPKCGSELIMRDSLDEGQVPYCPFDNTMYFDLPKPCVVVAVVKGNEILLLKQSYIFKNSKVLVSGYVTNGETVEETVVREVKEETGITVNKIKYLGSDFIKESELLMLTYMAEYVRGEIEKSDEVEFVEWSSIENAICQMKEDRIGKEVVRKVLKEIGYDKESIYLCEHNYI, from the coding sequence ATGAAATATAAATTTTGTCCTAAATGTGGTTCAGAATTAATAATGAGAGATAGTTTAGATGAGGGCCAAGTACCTTATTGCCCCTTTGATAATACCATGTATTTTGATTTACCTAAGCCATGTGTAGTAGTAGCAGTTGTAAAAGGAAATGAAATACTTTTACTTAAACAAAGTTATATCTTTAAAAATTCAAAGGTTTTAGTATCAGGATATGTAACGAATGGCGAAACTGTTGAAGAAACAGTTGTTAGAGAAGTTAAAGAAGAAACAGGAATAACTGTGAATAAAATCAAATATTTAGGTAGCGATTTTATTAAGGAATCTGAACTTTTGATGTTAACGTATATGGCCGAATATGTTAGGGGAGAGATTGAAAAATCTGATGAGGTAGAGTTTGTAGAGTGGAGCAGTATAGAAAATGCAATATGTCAGATGAAGGAAGATAGAATAGGAAAAGAAGTTGTTAGAAAAGTTTTGAAAGAAATTGGTTATGATAAAGAAAGTATATATTTATGTGAACATAACTATATATAA
- the sfsA gene encoding DNA/RNA nuclease SfsA yields MIYDNNILRAEFIKRPNRFIAHVKLNGEEIIVHVPNTGRCKEILIPGATIILKEGKNPNRKTKYDLIAGYKDGKLINIDSQVPNYVVDEALKNSRIDKLKNYTIIQREKTFGNSRFDFKLSNNEEQEYYLEVKGVTFEQNGHCMFPDAPTERGRKHILELIDVKAQGKGAGVLFLIQLQEANRFSPYDDMDNKFGEALRLAYKNGVDIFAYNSNVKDNYIELDRSIEILL; encoded by the coding sequence ATGATATATGATAACAATATTCTTAGAGCGGAATTTATAAAAAGGCCAAATAGATTTATTGCTCATGTAAAATTAAATGGAGAAGAAATAATTGTTCATGTACCTAATACAGGGAGATGTAAAGAGATACTTATCCCCGGGGCCACTATTATTCTAAAAGAAGGAAAAAACCCTAATAGAAAAACGAAGTATGATTTAATAGCAGGATATAAAGATGGAAAATTAATAAACATTGATTCTCAAGTACCTAATTATGTAGTTGACGAAGCTTTGAAAAATAGTAGAATAGATAAGTTGAAAAATTATACTATAATTCAAAGAGAAAAAACTTTTGGAAATAGTAGATTTGATTTTAAGCTTTCAAATAACGAAGAACAAGAGTACTATTTAGAAGTGAAAGGTGTAACCTTTGAACAAAATGGACATTGTATGTTCCCAGATGCTCCAACAGAGAGAGGAAGAAAACACATCTTAGAATTAATTGATGTTAAAGCACAAGGTAAAGGAGCTGGTGTTTTATTTTTAATTCAATTACAAGAGGCAAATAGATTTTCTCCTTATGATGATATGGATAACAAGTTTGGAGAGGCACTTAGATTGGCTTATAAAAATGGAGTTGATATTTTTGCATATAATTCTAATGTTAAAGATAACTATATAGAGTTAGATAGAAGCATAGAAATTTTATTATGA
- a CDS encoding thiamine pyrophosphate-dependent enzyme has protein sequence MATLKDLTNVQDRITGGHRMCAGCGAPMIVKWVMKAVKEEDQAVISNATGCLEVSLGVYPYSAWKDSYIHTAFECASATGSGVEAAYKALKARGKVKDNYKFITFGGDGGTYDIGFQSLSGAMERGHDMLYVCYDNGAYMNTGIQRSSASPAGADTTTTPQGKYSLGKEQYRKDLTKIMVGHHLPYVAQTVPVIPGTKYTMDLYNKADRAINEFKGATFMNVLAPCPRGWRCDTATELDLVKLAVETCWWPIYEVVNGQYKLSYKPANKLPIEEWLKPQGRFKHLFKTEEGKAKIAAIQAEVDKRWEELLFLCGEK, from the coding sequence ATGGCAACATTAAAGGATTTAACTAATGTTCAAGATAGAATAACTGGTGGACACAGAATGTGTGCTGGTTGTGGTGCTCCAATGATCGTAAAATGGGTTATGAAAGCTGTTAAAGAAGAAGATCAAGCTGTAATTTCAAACGCAACAGGATGTCTTGAAGTTTCACTTGGAGTTTACCCATATAGTGCATGGAAAGATTCATATATCCACACAGCTTTTGAATGTGCATCTGCTACAGGAAGTGGTGTAGAAGCTGCATACAAAGCATTAAAAGCAAGAGGTAAAGTTAAAGATAACTATAAATTCATAACATTTGGTGGAGACGGTGGTACTTATGATATAGGATTCCAATCTCTATCAGGAGCTATGGAAAGAGGTCATGATATGCTTTATGTTTGTTACGACAACGGAGCATACATGAATACTGGTATCCAAAGATCATCTGCCAGTCCTGCAGGAGCTGATACAACTACAACTCCTCAAGGAAAATACTCTTTAGGAAAAGAACAATACAGAAAAGATTTAACAAAAATCATGGTAGGACATCACTTACCATATGTAGCTCAAACTGTTCCTGTAATACCTGGAACTAAATACACTATGGATTTATATAACAAAGCAGATAGAGCTATCAATGAATTCAAAGGTGCTACATTCATGAATGTATTAGCTCCATGTCCAAGAGGATGGAGATGTGATACTGCTACTGAACTTGATTTAGTAAAATTAGCAGTAGAAACTTGTTGGTGGCCAATATATGAAGTTGTTAATGGTCAGTACAAATTAAGCTACAAACCAGCTAACAAACTTCCTATAGAAGAATGGTTAAAACCACAAGGAAGATTCAAACATCTTTTCAAAACTGAAGAAGGAAAAGCTAAAATTGCTGCAATCCAAGCTGAAGTTGATAAGAGATGGGAAGAATTATTATTCCTTTGCGGAGAAAAATAA
- the porA gene encoding pyruvate ferredoxin oxidoreductase — translation MAKAEQIRKSLSGNEAVAAAMMQINPDVMAAFPITPSTEVPQYFSSFKANGLCTSEFVPVESEHSAISACIGASAAGARVFTATSANGLALMHEMLYIAAGDRLPLVIAAVNRALSAPINIHNDHSDSMGERDTGFIQIYAESVQEAYDNFIQTVRVTEHPDVMTPALVCYDGFITSHAVENFYTMKNEDVQAFVGENKRTEDGLLGKQNKLIGALALQNVYIEMKRQQLEGLMNSKKVFLDVAKEFEELTGRKYGLFEEYQLEDAEYAIIIIGSSAGTAKRCVDDLREKGVKAGLIKIRLFRPFPGEEIAEALKNVKAIAIMDKAEGMSGNGGPLFTDVVSSLYGRVDNKVIMSYIYGLGGRDVKVSSIAKVYDALQKATETGKYERYNYLEVRE, via the coding sequence ATGGCAAAGGCAGAACAAATAAGAAAGAGTTTAAGTGGTAATGAAGCAGTTGCAGCAGCTATGATGCAAATCAACCCTGATGTAATGGCAGCATTCCCTATAACACCTTCAACAGAGGTGCCACAATATTTTTCATCATTCAAAGCAAATGGATTATGTACAAGTGAATTTGTACCAGTAGAATCAGAACATAGTGCTATAAGTGCTTGTATCGGGGCTTCTGCAGCAGGAGCTAGAGTTTTCACTGCAACTTCTGCAAATGGATTAGCTCTTATGCATGAAATGTTATATATAGCAGCAGGGGATAGACTTCCACTTGTTATTGCTGCAGTTAACAGAGCGTTATCAGCTCCAATTAACATACACAATGACCACTCAGATTCAATGGGTGAAAGAGATACTGGATTTATCCAAATCTATGCTGAAAGTGTTCAAGAAGCATACGATAACTTCATTCAAACTGTAAGAGTTACTGAACATCCTGATGTTATGACTCCAGCATTAGTTTGTTATGATGGATTTATCACATCTCATGCTGTAGAAAACTTCTACACAATGAAAAATGAAGACGTTCAAGCATTTGTTGGAGAAAACAAAAGAACTGAAGATGGTCTTCTTGGAAAACAAAATAAATTAATAGGTGCATTAGCACTTCAAAATGTTTATATAGAAATGAAGAGACAACAATTAGAAGGCTTAATGAATTCTAAGAAAGTATTCTTAGATGTAGCTAAGGAATTCGAAGAATTAACTGGAAGAAAATACGGATTATTCGAAGAATACCAATTAGAAGATGCTGAATACGCTATAATCATAATCGGATCATCAGCTGGAACAGCTAAGAGATGCGTTGATGATTTAAGAGAAAAAGGTGTTAAAGCAGGTCTTATTAAAATAAGATTATTCAGACCATTCCCAGGTGAAGAAATAGCTGAAGCTCTTAAAAATGTTAAAGCTATAGCTATAATGGACAAGGCTGAAGGAATGTCTGGAAACGGTGGTCCATTATTCACAGATGTTGTAAGTTCATTATATGGAAGAGTTGATAATAAGGTTATCATGAGCTATATATATGGATTAGGTGGAAGAGACGTTAAAGTAAGCAGTATAGCAAAAGTATACGATGCTTTACAAAAAGCTACTGAAACTGGAAAATACGAAAGATATAATTATCTAGAAGTAAGAGAATAG
- a CDS encoding 4Fe-4S binding protein: MSKRMNITPDSKWHEYPIGGEVLDAGNAAEFKTGDWRSMKPVWHEDKCKHCMFCWAVCPDMSIKVKDGKMVGIDFDFCKGCGVCTAQCKFGALDFVLEE; this comes from the coding sequence TTGAGTAAAAGAATGAATATAACTCCAGATAGTAAATGGCATGAATATCCAATAGGTGGAGAAGTTCTAGATGCAGGTAATGCAGCAGAATTCAAAACTGGAGATTGGAGATCTATGAAACCAGTTTGGCATGAAGATAAATGTAAACATTGTATGTTTTGTTGGGCTGTTTGTCCAGACATGTCAATAAAAGTTAAAGACGGAAAAATGGTAGGAATCGACTTTGATTTCTGTAAAGGCTGTGGAGTTTGTACAGCTCAATGTAAATTCGGCGCATTAGATTTCGTGTTGGAAGAATAG
- a CDS encoding 2-oxoacid:acceptor oxidoreductase family protein gives MEKKLVEIRWHGRGGQGAKTASLLLAEVAFNTGMYIQGFPEYGPERMGAPITAYNRISNHELRVHSNIYEPDFVVVVDETLLKSVPCTAGLKKEGAIIINTKKSPEEIRPELKGYEGKVYTIDAKGISEEILGANFPNTPMLAAVVKVSGVLEEEQFVSDMQNSFNHKFANKPHVIPKNMEALKRSLQEVQGIE, from the coding sequence ATGGAGAAGAAATTAGTAGAAATTCGTTGGCATGGTCGTGGTGGACAAGGAGCTAAAACAGCATCATTACTATTAGCCGAAGTTGCATTTAATACTGGAATGTACATTCAAGGTTTTCCTGAATACGGTCCAGAAAGAATGGGTGCTCCAATAACTGCTTATAATAGAATATCTAATCATGAATTAAGAGTACACAGTAACATTTATGAACCAGATTTTGTTGTTGTTGTAGATGAAACATTATTAAAATCTGTACCTTGTACAGCTGGACTAAAAAAAGAAGGTGCTATAATAATCAATACTAAAAAGTCACCTGAAGAAATAAGACCAGAATTAAAAGGATATGAAGGAAAAGTTTATACAATAGATGCTAAAGGTATTTCAGAAGAAATACTAGGAGCAAACTTCCCTAACACTCCAATGCTTGCTGCAGTAGTTAAAGTAAGTGGAGTATTAGAAGAAGAACAATTTGTATCAGATATGCAAAATTCATTTAACCATAAATTTGCTAACAAACCACATGTTATTCCAAAGAATATGGAAGCTCTAAAGAGATCTCTTCAGGAGGTGCAAGGAATTGAGTAA
- a CDS encoding pro-sigmaK processing inhibitor BofA family protein, whose amino-acid sequence MEYIAYFLVAILLLFLLVKVLAWPLKVFLKLVINGVMGTVLLIVFNLLGHYLGFTIGINVWTALIAGFFGVPGVVFLIIFKVLL is encoded by the coding sequence ATGGAATATATTGCCTATTTTCTAGTAGCAATACTATTATTATTTCTATTAGTTAAAGTTCTAGCATGGCCATTAAAAGTTTTTTTGAAGTTGGTTATAAATGGTGTAATGGGAACAGTTTTGTTAATAGTGTTTAATTTATTAGGACACTATTTAGGATTTACTATAGGAATAAACGTATGGACAGCATTAATTGCCGGTTTTTTTGGTGTCCCGGGGGTTGTGTTTTTAATTATATTCAAAGTGCTATTATAA